From Marivirga harenae, one genomic window encodes:
- the rluF gene encoding 23S rRNA pseudouridine(2604) synthase RluF, producing the protein METPLKRINKYLSEAGYCSRREADRLIEEGAVTINGKIPEMGTKVAPSDEVRVKGKLVTEPKSDFVYLAFHKPRGIVCTTDTRREKDNIINYINYPERIFPIGRLDKYSEGLIFLTNDGDIVNKILRARNNHEKEYIVRLNKPIKGDFIQKMAKGVPILDTVTKKCHVEQLGKETFKIILTQGLNRQIRRMCEYFDYKVASLKRIRIMNVTLDIEKGKWRYLSESELKEINQLVSNSSKTYDN; encoded by the coding sequence TTGGAAACTCCACTAAAACGAATCAATAAATACTTAAGCGAAGCGGGATATTGCTCTAGACGTGAAGCAGACCGACTCATTGAAGAAGGCGCAGTAACCATCAATGGAAAAATACCTGAAATGGGGACTAAAGTGGCTCCAAGTGATGAGGTAAGGGTGAAAGGCAAATTGGTAACAGAACCAAAATCAGACTTCGTATACTTGGCATTCCACAAACCCAGGGGAATAGTTTGCACTACTGATACGCGAAGAGAGAAAGATAATATTATTAATTACATCAATTATCCGGAAAGAATATTTCCAATTGGGAGATTAGATAAGTATAGTGAAGGCCTTATTTTCTTGACCAATGATGGGGATATAGTCAATAAGATATTAAGAGCTAGAAATAATCACGAGAAAGAATATATCGTTCGACTCAACAAACCTATTAAAGGAGACTTTATTCAAAAAATGGCCAAGGGAGTTCCTATTTTGGATACTGTAACCAAAAAATGCCATGTTGAACAATTGGGCAAAGAGACGTTTAAAATAATTTTGACTCAGGGGCTAAACCGGCAAATTAGGCGGATGTGTGAATATTTTGACTATAAAGTAGCCAGTTTAAAGCGCATCAGAATAATGAACGTTACATTAGATATCGAAAAAGGAAAATGGCGATACCTCAGTGAGTCGGAACTAAAAGAAATTAATCAATTGGTGAGCAACTCTTCTAAAACCTATGATAATTAG
- a CDS encoding glycosyltransferase family 2 protein encodes MKELNISVIIPVFNAEKFVIEAVESAVSLSEVTEILLIEDGSPDKALDVCLDLTEKYNKVKLFQHPNGENRGAGISRNLGIEKAKCDWVAFLDADDFYLPDRFIHAKNILRRGGDVDGVYEAAGTSFVNEEARNHWESIKFKVSGNLNTLTTVTELVSPNDLFYKIMPFGSAGYFSLNGLLIKKSALLSVGCFPNLRMFQDTVLISKLVAKYKLLPGSIEKPIAMRRVHSDNRINSFKNVEKKPFFNSYPSIGFKNRMLMWLEIWKWGKKNFSKSQRKHFKGRFIKFLLIPFTNRKREGFFYPIESLTQVIWYIWYANLGKK; translated from the coding sequence ATGAAAGAATTAAATATTTCGGTGATTATACCTGTATTTAATGCTGAAAAATTTGTAATTGAAGCCGTGGAATCAGCAGTTTCCCTTTCAGAAGTGACTGAAATTTTGTTGATTGAAGACGGTTCTCCCGATAAGGCCTTAGATGTATGTTTAGATTTAACAGAAAAGTATAATAAGGTAAAACTCTTTCAACATCCAAACGGAGAAAACAGAGGTGCTGGTATCAGTAGAAATTTGGGAATAGAAAAGGCCAAATGCGATTGGGTTGCTTTTTTAGATGCTGACGATTTTTATTTGCCAGATCGTTTTATTCACGCTAAGAATATCCTGAGAAGAGGCGGTGATGTTGATGGAGTTTATGAGGCTGCTGGTACTTCGTTTGTCAATGAAGAAGCAAGAAATCATTGGGAAAGCATAAAATTCAAAGTAAGTGGTAATTTAAATACTTTAACAACTGTTACGGAACTTGTCTCTCCCAATGATTTATTTTATAAGATAATGCCATTTGGGTCTGCAGGCTATTTTAGTTTAAATGGATTACTGATCAAAAAATCTGCTTTATTAAGTGTGGGCTGTTTTCCCAATTTAAGAATGTTTCAGGATACAGTATTAATATCCAAGCTGGTTGCCAAGTATAAATTACTTCCTGGATCTATAGAGAAACCCATTGCTATGAGAAGAGTTCATAGCGATAACAGAATTAATTCTTTTAAAAATGTAGAAAAGAAGCCTTTTTTTAACTCTTACCCTTCAATTGGTTTTAAAAATAGAATGCTTATGTGGTTGGAAATCTGGAAATGGGGTAAAAAGAACTTCAGTAAATCGCAAAGAAAACATTTTAAAGGGAGATTTATAAAATTCTTATTAATTCCATTTACAAATAGAAAAAGAGAAGGCTTCTTTTATCCAATTGAATCCTTGACTCAAGTGATCTGGTATATTTGGTACGCTAACCTTGGCAAGAAGTAA
- a CDS encoding polysaccharide biosynthesis/export family protein, translated as MLIRNLILFVTVAIFFVSCVGNKRLVYLQKDDLHENQPKDTVLREYELTYHDYKIQPQDILSVQFNSITEEDFDIFSDFGMGGGNMGGGGGGMIGLRGELVDPHGQIGFPVVGKIKVQGMTIFEVQDTLQSIATQYVEDPVVKVRLLNYRFTILGEVNGEGVVTTQNTRVTFMEAIGMAGGLTELADRGTVKVVRQKGDQAEIFYIDLLQEEFIESEDFYVYQNDIIIVPPLKQRPIRRYYGQNLGLLLSSVSAILFIGSFFGLNPTR; from the coding sequence ATGTTGATTAGAAATTTAATATTATTTGTTACAGTTGCCATATTTTTTGTCTCTTGTGTAGGAAATAAACGATTAGTATATCTACAAAAAGATGATTTACACGAGAATCAACCAAAAGATACCGTTTTAAGGGAATATGAACTGACCTATCACGATTATAAAATCCAACCACAAGATATTCTTTCAGTTCAGTTCAACAGCATCACAGAAGAAGACTTTGATATCTTCAGCGACTTTGGAATGGGTGGTGGAAATATGGGTGGTGGAGGAGGTGGCATGATTGGCCTGAGAGGTGAATTGGTAGATCCGCATGGGCAGATAGGTTTTCCAGTTGTTGGAAAAATCAAGGTGCAGGGAATGACCATTTTTGAGGTTCAAGATACTTTGCAATCTATTGCAACGCAATATGTTGAAGATCCGGTTGTAAAAGTTCGACTTTTAAATTATAGATTCACGATTTTGGGAGAAGTAAATGGAGAGGGTGTTGTAACTACGCAAAATACCAGAGTGACATTTATGGAAGCCATCGGAATGGCAGGTGGACTGACTGAGCTGGCCGACAGAGGAACAGTCAAAGTAGTGCGACAAAAGGGAGATCAAGCCGAGATTTTTTACATTGATTTGCTCCAGGAAGAGTTTATTGAATCTGAAGACTTTTATGTCTACCAAAATGATATTATCATCGTGCCACCGTTAAAACAAAGACCGATAAGGCGCTACTATGGTCAGAATTTGGGTCTTTTGCTGTCGTCAGTTTCAGCCATATTATTTATCGGAAGTTTTTTTGGTTTAAACCCTACAAGATAA
- a CDS encoding NeuD/PglB/VioB family sugar acetyltransferase → MGYSGHAYMVIDVAISIGLNTIAYFEFEKASLNPFNLEFLGREQDFADQEFLNDKIIFPAVGNNHIRRKLISEIENENWNQTVLADKSSIISSKANVDLSSLIGVKAVVNSLAKVGKGVIINTGSIVEHECVIGDFSHIAPGAILTGGVRVGEMSFIGAGSVVKNGISIGNNVVIGAGSVVLHDVPNNETWVGNPAKKIK, encoded by the coding sequence ATGGGTTATTCGGGCCATGCCTATATGGTAATTGATGTAGCGATATCAATAGGCTTAAATACTATTGCTTATTTTGAATTCGAAAAGGCATCATTAAATCCCTTTAATCTTGAATTTTTGGGCAGAGAACAAGATTTTGCAGACCAAGAATTTCTAAATGATAAAATCATATTTCCAGCTGTCGGAAATAACCATATAAGAAGAAAACTTATTAGTGAAATTGAAAATGAAAATTGGAATCAAACAGTTCTTGCGGATAAATCTTCTATAATATCATCAAAAGCAAATGTCGACCTGTCGTCATTAATAGGAGTTAAAGCTGTGGTTAATAGCCTTGCAAAAGTAGGAAAAGGCGTTATAATTAATACTGGTTCAATAGTAGAGCATGAATGTGTAATTGGTGATTTTTCTCATATAGCTCCAGGTGCAATTTTAACTGGGGGTGTTAGAGTTGGAGAAATGTCTTTTATTGGCGCTGGATCGGTGGTGAAAAATGGAATTTCGATAGGCAATAATGTAGTCATTGGTGCGGGCAGCGTGGTACTTCATGATGTGCCAAACAACGAAACATGGGTAGGTAATCCTGCAAAAAAAATAAAGTAA
- a CDS encoding ArsR family transcriptional regulator, whose protein sequence is MLETLVTSKTRIKLLLKFFLNAQTKSYLRSLEGEFGESTNAIRLELNKFEEAGMLKADVKGNKKVYQANTKHPLFEDIHNIIKKYIGIDRVIEQIIGKVGQLQKVYLIGEYAKGVDSGIIDFLLVGKQFNHEYIANMTSIAERKVERKIRFLFMDPEEFVGQVPTAEAGLLLWEN, encoded by the coding sequence ATGCTCGAAACACTAGTCACCTCAAAAACCCGAATAAAACTCCTGCTGAAATTCTTCCTGAATGCGCAGACCAAGAGCTATTTGCGTTCTTTGGAAGGGGAATTTGGAGAAAGCACTAATGCCATCCGACTGGAGCTTAACAAATTTGAGGAAGCGGGAATGTTGAAAGCAGATGTGAAAGGCAATAAAAAGGTTTACCAAGCCAATACGAAGCATCCGCTTTTTGAAGATATTCACAACATTATCAAAAAATATATTGGCATCGACCGTGTCATCGAGCAAATCATAGGCAAAGTTGGCCAGCTTCAAAAAGTATATTTGATAGGCGAATACGCCAAAGGAGTGGATAGCGGAATTATTGATTTCCTTTTAGTTGGAAAGCAGTTCAACCATGAATATATTGCTAATATGACATCTATTGCTGAAAGAAAAGTAGAACGTAAAATTCGCTTTTTGTTTATGGACCCGGAAGAGTTTGTGGGACAAGTACCGACTGCTGAGGCGGGTTTATTGCTTTGGGAAAATTAG
- a CDS encoding alpha/beta fold hydrolase, producing MIIRLFILVLLISLNSPSPIFSQQKTTIYLFPGQGSDERIFDSLKFAEKFEIVHIEYPIPMKGCSMREFARVVSHQIDTTQKYILIGVSLGGMIISEMNENLNPEQSIIISSAKSRKELPLRYRFQRLIPIYKLVPPKLMLGGAKFLQPIIEPDRNTNKVTFKNMLSAKDPVYMKRTVSMIINWDREKVQEALIHIHGTKDHTIPIRNVKADHIIENGSHMMTLTQHASIQKILSSYLGQ from the coding sequence ATGATAATTAGACTGTTCATATTAGTCCTACTAATCAGCCTGAATTCACCAAGTCCTATTTTTTCGCAACAGAAAACCACTATTTATCTTTTTCCTGGTCAAGGTTCTGACGAGCGAATATTCGATAGTCTAAAATTTGCTGAGAAATTCGAAATTGTTCACATCGAATACCCTATTCCCATGAAGGGCTGTTCCATGAGGGAATTTGCCAGAGTAGTTTCCCATCAAATAGATACTACTCAAAAATATATTTTGATTGGAGTTTCATTGGGCGGTATGATTATCTCAGAAATGAATGAAAACTTAAATCCCGAACAATCGATTATTATTTCCTCAGCAAAATCCCGAAAAGAACTTCCCTTAAGATATCGCTTCCAACGGCTGATTCCCATTTATAAATTAGTACCACCAAAATTAATGTTGGGAGGTGCCAAATTTTTACAGCCCATTATAGAACCAGACAGAAACACTAACAAAGTTACCTTCAAAAATATGCTGTCTGCCAAAGATCCGGTTTATATGAAACGTACCGTCTCTATGATTATCAATTGGGACAGGGAGAAAGTACAGGAGGCATTAATTCACATCCACGGGACTAAAGACCATACAATACCTATCCGAAATGTAAAAGCAGATCATATTATTGAGAATGGTTCACATATGATGACTTTAACGCAGCACGCATCTATCCAAAAGATTTTATCTAGTTATTTGGGGCAGTAA
- a CDS encoding NAD-dependent 4,6-dehydratase LegB yields MINLSSKKVLITGADGFIGSHLTEKLVDEGFKVKAFVYYNSFNSWGWLDTIPKEKLAKIEIFSGDIRDPNGVRTAMKNVDIVFHLAALIAIPFSYHSPDSYIDTNIKGTLNIIQAAKDLGTERVLVTSTSEVYGTAQFVPITEEHPKQPQSPYSASKIGADCIAESFYRSFDLPITIVRPFNTYGPRQSARAIIPTIISQLLKGETEIKLGDLRPTRDLLFVEDTVNGFIEIAKSDSAIGEHINIATESEISMQELAQGLIDIINPKAKIITDEERLRPEKSEVFRLFGSAQKIKELTNWKPQYNLTSGLNKTVEWFSKVENLKNYKADIYNI; encoded by the coding sequence ATGATAAATTTAAGTAGTAAGAAAGTATTAATTACAGGAGCCGATGGATTTATCGGTAGTCATTTGACAGAAAAATTGGTAGATGAAGGGTTTAAAGTTAAGGCCTTTGTTTATTATAATTCTTTTAATTCATGGGGCTGGCTGGATACTATACCTAAAGAGAAATTAGCTAAAATTGAAATATTTTCAGGAGATATCCGTGATCCAAATGGCGTAAGAACTGCTATGAAAAATGTGGATATTGTATTTCATTTAGCGGCTTTAATTGCTATTCCTTTTAGCTATCATTCTCCGGATTCTTATATTGATACTAACATTAAGGGAACACTTAATATCATTCAGGCAGCCAAAGATTTAGGTACGGAAAGGGTATTGGTTACCTCTACCTCTGAAGTTTATGGTACTGCTCAATTTGTTCCCATTACTGAAGAACATCCAAAACAACCTCAGTCACCGTATTCAGCAAGTAAAATAGGTGCTGATTGCATAGCCGAATCTTTTTATCGTAGTTTTGATTTACCAATTACCATCGTTAGACCTTTTAATACTTACGGTCCAAGGCAATCTGCTAGGGCTATTATTCCAACCATAATTTCTCAATTGTTAAAAGGTGAAACTGAAATTAAATTAGGTGATTTAAGACCAACTCGTGATTTGCTCTTTGTAGAAGATACAGTTAATGGGTTTATTGAAATAGCCAAATCGGATAGTGCAATAGGGGAGCATATCAATATTGCTACTGAATCTGAAATTTCTATGCAAGAATTAGCGCAAGGTTTAATTGATATTATTAATCCTAAAGCGAAAATCATAACGGATGAAGAAAGATTAAGACCAGAGAAGAGCGAGGTTTTTCGATTATTTGGTTCAGCCCAAAAAATCAAAGAACTAACAAACTGGAAACCTCAGTATAATTTAACTTCTGGATTAAATAAAACAGTTGAATGGTTTTCAAAAGTTGAGAATCTTAAGAATTATAAAGCAGATATTTATAATATATGA
- a CDS encoding NAD-dependent epimerase codes for MKKILVTGSAGFIGFHLTKALLERGDTVIGYDNINDYYDVNLKYGRLNELGIKRELVKDHQLVLSQQYPNFRFVKADLCDRDYLYQLFEEEQFDHVINLAAQAGVRYSVQNPQAYIDANIQGFLNILEACRHYPVKHLVYASSSSVYGSNTQMPFSVHHHTDHPLSLYAATKKSNEMMAHTYSHLFNIATTGIRFFTVYGSWGRPDMALFLFAEAIRNGEKIKVFNHGEMERDFTYVGDIVNGVMAALDQPATGNAAFDTNIPDAGSSNAPYRLYNIGNNQPVKLLDYIEALEKAMGKTAEKEFLPMQAGDVKKTYADVQDLINDFNYQPDTSLERGIGEFVEWFIAYKNS; via the coding sequence TTGAAAAAAATATTAGTAACAGGTTCAGCGGGGTTCATTGGCTTCCATTTAACCAAAGCCCTCCTTGAGCGTGGCGATACCGTTATCGGCTACGACAACATCAACGATTACTATGATGTAAACCTCAAATACGGCCGCCTCAACGAACTCGGGATCAAAAGAGAACTGGTCAAAGACCATCAATTAGTCCTTAGCCAGCAGTACCCGAATTTCCGATTTGTAAAAGCCGATCTATGCGACAGAGATTACCTTTACCAATTATTTGAAGAAGAACAATTTGACCATGTCATTAACCTGGCAGCACAAGCAGGCGTACGCTATTCGGTACAAAATCCGCAAGCTTATATAGACGCCAATATTCAAGGCTTTTTAAATATATTAGAAGCTTGCAGACATTATCCTGTAAAACATTTAGTTTACGCCTCTTCCAGCTCAGTTTACGGCAGTAATACACAAATGCCCTTTTCAGTGCACCACCATACTGACCACCCCTTATCACTATATGCCGCCACCAAAAAGAGCAATGAGATGATGGCCCATACTTACAGCCATTTGTTTAATATTGCCACTACAGGCATACGCTTTTTCACGGTTTACGGCAGTTGGGGCAGACCCGATATGGCACTTTTCCTTTTTGCTGAAGCTATCAGAAACGGAGAAAAAATCAAGGTGTTTAATCATGGGGAAATGGAAAGGGATTTTACTTATGTAGGGGATATTGTAAATGGTGTAATGGCAGCTTTAGATCAACCCGCAACTGGCAATGCAGCATTTGATACTAATATACCCGATGCTGGTAGTTCTAATGCACCTTATCGTCTCTACAATATTGGCAACAACCAACCGGTTAAACTTTTAGACTATATAGAAGCATTAGAGAAAGCCATGGGTAAAACAGCGGAAAAAGAATTTCTGCCCATGCAAGCTGGGGATGTAAAAAAAACCTATGCAGATGTGCAGGATCTTATTAATGATTTTAATTATCAACCGGATACGTCATTGGAAAGAGGAATAGGGGAGTTTGTGGAGTGGTTTATTGCTTATAAAAATTCATAG
- a CDS encoding lipopolysaccharide biosynthesis protein, which yields MSTHKKIVNGLNWSFLAQAYSVLSQFTFGIWLARLLGPEVYGTVAMITIFSGLAQMLLNFGFSAALIQKKNVSNIDYSTVFWFNLFISLLIYLLFYFASGYIAVFYDLPELELYTKVIAIQFLLSVFAITQDVQLTKRVDFKTKAFNNVLSSLLSYIVAIFLAYNGFGVWALICQIILTRIIIIILLYIEVSFTPLFKFSLVSFKEMLLFGSAITGESFLNYFSRNFDNFLIAKFAGEDVLGAYSKAYGLVLFPIKNLSNVVKNVLFPSFSLMQSNIKEIKNYYLKVTSFIAYIVFPLMGLVALLAEEIVLILYGVKWVKMIPFLEIFAWLGAVQAIITINGTIYLSQGKANIAFMITVFTSIVLALSIIIGFLLNGAIGVAYGLLITQFIVTYPILYTALKLIEMKVRILFNNLIRIFYVFISSLLLSYFLKLAIDFSDLLEILIISIMFVIFYIVGSVLFQLEPFLFLRRKLLDTFIK from the coding sequence ATGAGTACTCATAAGAAAATTGTAAATGGCTTAAACTGGAGTTTTTTAGCACAAGCCTATTCAGTACTGTCTCAGTTTACATTTGGCATATGGTTGGCAAGACTGTTAGGTCCAGAGGTATACGGAACCGTAGCTATGATAACAATTTTCAGTGGACTAGCTCAAATGTTATTAAACTTTGGATTCTCTGCTGCGCTAATTCAAAAAAAGAATGTAAGCAATATTGACTATTCCACAGTTTTCTGGTTCAATTTGTTTATCTCATTATTGATTTATCTACTTTTTTATTTCGCTAGTGGATACATTGCTGTCTTTTATGATCTTCCTGAACTTGAGTTATACACTAAGGTAATAGCTATTCAATTTTTGCTTTCAGTTTTTGCTATTACTCAGGATGTGCAACTTACTAAAAGAGTTGATTTTAAGACAAAAGCCTTTAATAATGTATTAAGTAGTTTATTATCTTACATTGTTGCGATTTTTTTAGCCTATAACGGCTTTGGAGTATGGGCTTTGATTTGTCAGATAATTCTCACAAGGATAATTATAATAATATTATTGTATATAGAAGTCTCCTTTACACCACTTTTCAAATTCAGTCTTGTAAGCTTTAAAGAAATGCTATTATTTGGCTCAGCAATTACGGGTGAGTCTTTTCTAAATTACTTCTCGAGAAATTTCGATAATTTTTTAATTGCAAAATTTGCTGGTGAGGATGTATTGGGTGCCTATAGCAAAGCATATGGTTTAGTTCTTTTTCCTATTAAAAATTTAAGCAATGTTGTAAAAAATGTTTTATTTCCCTCTTTTTCTTTAATGCAATCAAATATAAAAGAGATTAAAAATTATTACTTAAAAGTTACCAGTTTTATTGCATACATTGTTTTTCCACTAATGGGTTTAGTGGCATTGCTAGCAGAGGAAATTGTTCTTATATTGTATGGCGTAAAATGGGTGAAGATGATTCCTTTTTTAGAAATTTTTGCCTGGCTAGGAGCTGTTCAAGCTATAATAACTATTAATGGTACTATTTATTTATCGCAAGGAAAAGCGAATATAGCATTTATGATTACAGTATTTACTTCGATTGTATTAGCTCTAAGCATTATAATTGGATTTCTACTGAATGGGGCAATAGGTGTAGCCTACGGTTTATTGATTACACAATTTATAGTTACTTACCCAATTCTATATACAGCATTAAAGTTAATTGAAATGAAGGTTAGGATTTTGTTTAATAACTTGATAAGAATATTTTATGTTTTTATTTCTAGTTTACTTTTGAGTTATTTTTTGAAACTTGCAATTGATTTTTCAGATTTACTTGAAATCTTGATAATCTCAATTATGTTTGTGATTTTTTATATAGTTGGTAGTGTACTCTTTCAATTAGAACCATTTCTTTTCTTAAGAAGAAAATTACTTGACACTTTTATCAAATAG
- a CDS encoding GumC family protein, producing the protein MDNQFNPYSSDFADPSMGTSSTNGNQLIDFKRVLYKVIKFWYVIVITSLISLAAAYIINRYTTRIYPVNASIMIKENQEEVGAKFLYNNAISDPYRNFYNEMYVIKSFPLIRSAVEELNFQVAFYREGEIKSSEYYNPNFPIQIEAETGSELPYGKSAGLTFINQKQFKLSNLTLTEEGETQKGENIFQFGDLVPINGHKVILRNEGVIAESDLNKYYVLRFNDPESITGQYQSKLSAKWAEQGSSVLNLSLNGAEPRKEIDFLSTFIKKYQKLDIDRKNQTANQTIQFIDEQLNEISDTLQFYEQKLMEFKKQNVVTNMDGEAVRIYENLREIEQAAVQYTVQEQYYNYLRNFLKDADKKMDQVVTPQSVGIEDQVIAEMLGKLLQLDIEIKRFQQKDKAVNPVLKDKKQQIRALKMNILSSIKTLEETRAIMQKSVKRQQQILEDQLRLLPNLQQDFINIKRDYSFREGLFTFLMQKRAEAAISQASTTSDIRMVNPPKLAGGPITPKTTQNYLIFLIVGLIIPIGFFIVLELFNNKIQSKEDIERATGIQVIGGIGHKKLEDNLVVYRKPRSAVSESFRALRSNLNFYTEGKEKKIFLVTSSISGEGKTFTTINLATVLALSGRPTLLIGADMRRPKIYDDFNLHNEFGLSNLLSGQAELREVVQKTEIENLDLLSGGPIPPNPSELLMKPLMKENLDKAFHSYDFIIIDSPPIALVTDAFVLSKFADHTIFMVRQDYTPKEAVVAANELYSKGKIKNISILFNDIKKAGPGYGYGYGYGYGYGYGYGYGKRNDGHGYYHES; encoded by the coding sequence TTGGATAATCAATTTAACCCATATAGTTCTGATTTTGCCGACCCAAGCATGGGCACCTCATCCACTAATGGTAATCAATTAATTGATTTTAAGCGCGTATTATATAAGGTCATTAAATTTTGGTATGTAATAGTAATTACCTCGCTCATATCCCTAGCTGCAGCTTATATTATCAATCGTTATACTACTAGAATCTATCCCGTTAATGCTTCTATCATGATTAAGGAAAATCAAGAAGAGGTAGGGGCAAAATTTTTGTATAATAATGCCATTTCAGATCCTTATAGAAACTTCTATAACGAAATGTATGTGATTAAATCTTTTCCACTTATTCGCTCTGCTGTGGAAGAATTAAATTTTCAAGTGGCCTTTTACAGAGAGGGAGAAATTAAAAGCTCAGAGTACTATAACCCAAATTTTCCTATTCAAATTGAAGCTGAAACAGGAAGCGAATTACCATATGGAAAATCAGCGGGTCTTACTTTCATAAACCAAAAGCAATTTAAGCTTTCTAATTTAACCCTTACAGAGGAAGGGGAGACTCAAAAAGGTGAAAATATTTTTCAATTTGGTGATCTAGTGCCCATTAATGGCCATAAAGTGATCTTGCGAAATGAAGGAGTAATTGCTGAAAGTGATCTAAATAAATACTATGTACTAAGATTCAATGATCCTGAAAGTATTACTGGGCAATACCAGTCTAAACTAAGTGCAAAGTGGGCGGAACAGGGTTCTTCGGTTTTGAACTTGAGTTTAAATGGTGCCGAACCGCGAAAGGAAATTGATTTTCTCAGTACTTTTATCAAAAAATATCAGAAGCTGGACATTGATCGAAAAAATCAAACAGCCAACCAGACGATACAGTTTATCGATGAGCAGTTAAATGAGATTTCTGATACATTGCAATTCTATGAGCAAAAGCTGATGGAATTTAAAAAGCAGAATGTGGTGACCAATATGGATGGTGAAGCAGTACGGATTTATGAGAATTTAAGAGAGATAGAACAAGCCGCAGTACAATACACCGTTCAGGAACAGTATTATAATTATCTCCGAAACTTTTTAAAGGATGCCGATAAGAAAATGGATCAAGTGGTCACGCCACAAAGTGTGGGAATTGAAGATCAGGTGATTGCAGAAATGCTAGGTAAACTGTTGCAATTGGATATTGAAATTAAGCGCTTCCAACAAAAGGATAAGGCCGTGAATCCTGTTTTAAAAGACAAAAAGCAACAAATTAGAGCCCTAAAGATGAATATCTTGAGCAGTATAAAAACCTTGGAGGAAACTAGAGCGATTATGCAAAAGTCGGTAAAGCGGCAACAACAGATTTTAGAAGATCAATTAAGGCTTTTGCCCAATTTGCAGCAGGATTTTATAAATATTAAAAGAGACTATTCCTTTCGAGAGGGTTTGTTTACATTTTTAATGCAGAAGAGGGCAGAAGCAGCTATATCTCAAGCTTCTACTACCAGTGATATTAGAATGGTAAATCCACCAAAATTGGCCGGAGGACCGATTACACCTAAAACCACTCAAAATTATCTGATTTTCTTAATAGTGGGATTAATCATTCCTATTGGTTTCTTCATAGTATTGGAACTCTTCAATAATAAAATTCAGTCAAAAGAGGACATTGAACGAGCAACTGGCATTCAAGTGATTGGCGGAATTGGCCATAAAAAACTGGAAGATAATCTAGTGGTTTACCGAAAGCCAAGGTCGGCAGTATCTGAGTCTTTTCGAGCGTTGCGTTCTAATCTGAATTTCTACACAGAAGGAAAAGAAAAGAAAATATTCTTGGTAACTTCTTCGATTTCGGGAGAGGGTAAAACGTTTACTACGATTAATCTTGCTACCGTTTTAGCCCTTTCGGGACGACCGACACTACTGATAGGAGCTGATATGAGAAGGCCGAAAATCTATGATGATTTCAATCTTCATAATGAATTTGGTTTAAGTAATTTGCTATCTGGTCAAGCAGAGTTGAGGGAGGTAGTTCAAAAAACAGAGATTGAAAATCTAGATCTTTTGAGTGGTGGTCCTATTCCACCGAATCCAAGTGAGTTATTGATGAAGCCATTGATGAAGGAAAACCTTGACAAAGCTTTTCACAGCTACGACTTTATCATTATCGATTCTCCTCCTATAGCCTTAGTAACAGATGCTTTCGTACTTTCTAAATTTGCGGATCATACCATCTTTATGGTAAGGCAAGATTATACGCCTAAAGAAGCAGTGGTGGCAGCTAATGAATTGTATAGTAAGGGAAAAATCAAAAATATTAGCATTCTCTTCAATGATATTAAGAAAGCTGGACCTGGTTATGGTTATGGCTACGGCTATGGTTACGGCTATGGTTATGGTTATGGCTACGGCAAGCGTAATGATGGTCATGGTTATTATCATGAAAGTTAA